In Flavobacterium sp. N1736, the following are encoded in one genomic region:
- a CDS encoding nuclear transport factor 2 family protein, with amino-acid sequence MTNEAAIMMEYNLNEVWNERDPGVRLKAIEKIYSTEANLYHVGDQVTGLDAINNSVTGTLKQLPPDFVFTKLKPVIINNSIGRLIWGAGPKGQQPVATGMDIAHFENGKIKSLYVFLD; translated from the coding sequence ATGACAAACGAAGCAGCCATCATGATGGAATATAATCTTAACGAGGTTTGGAATGAAAGAGATCCGGGCGTGAGGTTAAAAGCAATCGAAAAAATATACAGTACAGAGGCAAATCTCTATCACGTGGGCGATCAGGTGACAGGACTGGATGCGATAAATAATAGCGTAACAGGCACTCTTAAACAATTGCCTCCAGATTTTGTCTTTACCAAACTTAAACCCGTTATCATCAACAACAGTATAGGCAGGCTCATTTGGGGAGCAGGTCCTAAAGGTCAGCAACCTGTTGCTACAGGTATGGATATAGCCCATTTTGAGAATGGAAAAATCAAATCGTTGTATGTATTTCTTGACTAA
- a CDS encoding hydrolase, producing the protein MQTSIKTGLEALLRPEDSIVVLIDHQPFQFANLHSHEPTMIINAVAGLSKAAKIFNVPTILTTVIEERGGLLIKQIQEVFPEQKPINRTFINTWQDPNVTDIVAKSGRKQLIIAGLWTEVCVAMPAIQAAAEGYDVFVVTDACGSVSKEGHDMAVRRMVQHGITPINWVAVVSEWQRDWARIETAGALGSLMIDHAGGSGVALAWELQLLATPVQENK; encoded by the coding sequence ATGCAAACAAGTATCAAAACAGGACTTGAAGCCCTGTTGCGTCCAGAGGACAGTATCGTAGTATTGATCGACCATCAGCCATTTCAGTTCGCTAATCTGCATAGTCACGAGCCTACTATGATCATTAATGCCGTGGCAGGACTTTCTAAGGCGGCGAAAATCTTTAACGTTCCAACTATCCTGACTACAGTTATTGAAGAACGCGGCGGTTTGCTTATCAAACAAATTCAAGAGGTGTTTCCTGAACAAAAGCCAATTAACCGTACGTTCATTAATACATGGCAAGATCCTAATGTTACGGACATCGTTGCAAAAAGCGGTCGTAAACAATTGATTATTGCCGGTTTATGGACAGAGGTTTGCGTGGCTATGCCGGCAATTCAGGCTGCTGCCGAAGGTTATGATGTATTTGTTGTTACTGATGCCTGTGGTTCAGTTTCAAAAGAAGGGCACGATATGGCAGTACGCCGTATGGTACAACATGGTATTACACCAATCAATTGGGTGGCTGTAGTCTCTGAATGGCAACGCGACTGGGCTCGTATTGAGACAGCAGGCGCACTGGGCAGTCTTATGATAGACCATGCCGGAGGAAGCGGAGTTGCTCTTGCCTGGGAATTGCAGCTATTGGCTACACCTGTACAAGAAAACAAGTAA
- a CDS encoding nuclear transport factor 2 family protein translates to MTNKEIVLKAMNELFHEKDSKAIALYWHETYKQHNPAMTDGHQGLKDLLPVLDANFKWHPGIIVEQDDIVITHSQVHGWGPVPVIVVDIFRFEDGKIAEHWDVVQEEVPASKSASGNAMTSF, encoded by the coding sequence ATGACAAATAAAGAAATCGTACTAAAAGCAATGAATGAATTGTTTCACGAAAAAGATAGTAAAGCCATAGCCCTTTATTGGCATGAAACCTACAAACAGCATAATCCGGCAATGACAGATGGTCATCAGGGGCTTAAAGATTTACTGCCTGTTTTAGATGCAAACTTTAAGTGGCACCCGGGAATAATTGTGGAGCAGGACGATATTGTTATTACCCATAGTCAGGTGCATGGCTGGGGACCGGTTCCGGTGATTGTTGTAGATATTTTTAGGTTCGAAGACGGAAAAATAGCAGAACACTGGGATGTGGTACAAGAGGAAGTTCCTGCTTCAAAGTCGGCGAGTGGCAACGCAATGACATCATTTTAA
- a CDS encoding pirin family protein has translation MKKKTSFSTKGQRADIGDLTIYRILANRYTDAVGPFVFLDHIIPKAHSSSSANSGTGAHPHRGIATLSYIIEGEDEHFDSAGNYAKVYSGGIQWMKAGNGIIHDETLNVDSQTKSNRTHAFQFWINLPSKNKAEKPAYLAIQSNEVPNKTLPNNSGWIKIIVGNYQDLKSVIPNYSEQFLYHIQLEAGKNFTIAIEEKVEVAAFLPTKNAILNGIEFQAGEFVEFDRIAGEITFENNLPEATDIILFGGEPYTEPIVAEGPFVMNSESEIADAYRDFYAGKYGKIDNKIGRV, from the coding sequence ATGAAAAAGAAAACAAGTTTTTCAACAAAGGGGCAAAGAGCTGATATTGGGGACTTAACAATTTACAGGATATTGGCGAACCGATATACTGATGCCGTTGGTCCATTTGTATTTTTAGATCATATTATTCCAAAAGCCCATTCATCATCTTCTGCAAACAGCGGTACCGGAGCACACCCGCATAGAGGCATAGCTACACTAAGTTACATTATTGAAGGCGAAGATGAACATTTTGACAGTGCCGGAAATTATGCAAAAGTGTATTCAGGAGGTATTCAATGGATGAAAGCCGGAAATGGAATTATTCATGATGAAACTTTAAATGTAGATTCTCAAACAAAAAGTAACCGGACTCATGCTTTTCAATTTTGGATTAACCTTCCTTCAAAAAATAAAGCTGAAAAGCCAGCATATTTAGCCATTCAAAGTAATGAAGTGCCAAATAAAACTTTACCAAATAATAGTGGCTGGATAAAAATTATAGTGGGTAATTATCAGGATTTGAAGTCTGTAATACCCAATTATTCAGAACAGTTTTTATATCACATTCAACTTGAGGCAGGTAAAAATTTTACCATTGCCATTGAAGAAAAAGTTGAGGTTGCAGCATTTTTGCCCACTAAGAATGCAATCCTTAATGGTATTGAATTTCAAGCAGGAGAATTTGTAGAATTTGACAGAATTGCTGGGGAAATAACTTTTGAAAATAATCTGCCGGAAGCCACAGATATAATTTTATTTGGAGGTGAACCGTACACAGAGCCAATTGTAGCTGAAGGTCCATTTGTAATGAACAGCGAATCGGAAATAGCAGATGCTTACCGTGACTTTTATGCCGGAAAATATGGCAAAATTGATAATAAAATAGGGCGAGTCTAA